The genomic window ACAAGAAGGGCGCCGCGTTCGCCAACCCGTGCTACACGCAGATCCACCCCACGTGCATCCCCGTCACGGGCGAGCACCAGAGCAAGCTGACCCTGATGTCGGAGTCGCTCCGCAACGACGGCCGCATCTGGGTGCCCAAGAAGCCGGGGGACAAGCGGGCCCCGGCCGACATCCCCGAGGACGAGCGCGACTACTACCTGGAGCGGAAGTACCCGAGCTTCGGCAACCTCTCGCCGCGCGACATCTCCTCCCGGGCCGCCAAGGAGGTCTGCGACGAGGGCCGCGGCGTCGGCAAGACCGGCCTGGGCGTCTACCTCGACTTCGCCGACGCGATCGGCCGCCTGGGCGTGAACACCATCCGCGAGCGCTACGGCAACCTGTTCGACATGTACGAGCGGATCACCGACGAGGATCCGTACAAGGTGCCGATGCAGATCTACCCGGCCATCCACTACACGATGGGCGGCCTCTGGGTGGACTACCACCTGATGAGCACCATCCCCGGCTGCTTCGTCCTGGGCGAGGCCAACTTCTCCGACCACGGGGCCAACCGCCTGGGCGCCAGCGCCCTGATGCAGGGCCTGGCCGACGGGTACTTCGTCATCCCGTACACGCTGGGGAACTACTTCGGCTCGAACAAGTTCGACAGGATCGGCACCGACCACGCCGCGTTCCGGTCGGCCGAGCGGTGGGTCTCCGACCGGCTGAAGCAGCTGCTGTCGATCAAGGGGACGCGGACGGTGGACGACTTCCACCGCGAGCTCGGCAAGATCCTCTGGAACGACTGCGGGATGGCCCGCAGCGAGGAGAGCCTGCGGCACGCCCTCCAGGCGATCCCGGAGCTCCGCGAGCGGTTCTGGAAGGACGTCCGGGTCCTGGGGGAGAACGAGCAGGTCAACCAGTCGCTGGAGAAGGCCGGCCGCGTCGCCGACTTCCTGGAGCTGGGCGAGCTGATCTGCCGCGACGCCCTGGAGCGCCGGGAGTCGTGCGGGGGCCACTTCCGCACCGAGTTCCAGACGCCCGACGGCGAGGCCCAGCGCGACGACCAGAACTTCTGCCACGTCGCGGCCTGGGAGTACACCGGCGACGACAGCCCGCCGATCCGGCACGTCGAGCCGCTCGAGTTCGAGCACGTCCACCTGCAGACGCGTAGTTACAAGTAATCGCGAGGCGCCGGCGGGGCCCGCCCGACGCGATCGGCCGCGGCCCCGGCGCCCGGATCGGCATATTCCAGCGGAGACAGCGAACCATGGGCGGGAGTGGCGAGGAGAGGAAGATCAACCTGACGCTCAACGTCTGGCGCCAGAAGGACCGCAAGTCCCCCGGGCGGTTCGAGACCTACAGGGCGCCGGACATCAGCGCCGACATGTCGTTCCTCGAGATGCTCGACGTGGTCAACGAGCGGCTGATCCTGGACAACAAGGAGCCGATCGCCTTCGACCACGACTGCCGCGAGGGGATCTGCGGCCAGTGCGGCGTCGTGATCAACGGCGACGCCCACGGCCCGAGGCGCGGCACGACGACCTGCCAGCTCCACATGCGGAGCTTCCGCGACGGCGACGTGCTGACCATCGAGCCCTGGCGCGCGGGGGCCTTCCCCGTGATCAAGGACCTGATGGTGGACCGATCGGCGTTCGACCGCATCATCGCCGCCGGCGGGTTCGTCTCCGTCCGGACCGGGAACGCCCCGGAGGCCAACGACATCCCGGTGCCCAAGGACGACGCCGAGCGCGCCATGGACGCCGCCGCCTGCATCGGCTGCGGCGCCTGCGTGGCCGCCTGCCCGAACGCCTCGGCCATGCTCTTCGTCTCCGCCAAGGTCGGGCACCTCAACGCCCTGCCCCAGGGCGAGCCGGAGAAGTACCGCCGCGCCGCCGCGATGATCGACCAGATGGACTACGAGGGCTTCGGCTCCTGCACGAACCACGGCGAGTGCGAGGCCGTCTGCCCGAAGGAGATCCCGATGGACTTCATCGCGATGCTCAACCGCGACTACCTCCGCGCCACGCTCCGCCAGCGCGAGAAGGCCAGCTCCGCCGGCTCGGCGGGCTGAGGCGGCCCCCGCGTCACGGCCTGTAACTCCGGGCCAAACGCCGGGAGGGCGAGGCTCCTGCCGAGCCGCGCGGGGGCTCGGCAGGAGCCTCGCCCTCCCGTATCGATGCGAGATCGCCGTCAGCCTGCCCGAAGCTCGAGCAGTGGCAGGCCAA from Aquisphaera giovannonii includes these protein-coding regions:
- a CDS encoding fumarate reductase/succinate dehydrogenase flavoprotein subunit yields the protein MELKSNVPPGPIETKWSQHKFDMKLVNPANKRKYSVIVVGTGLAGGSAAASLAELGYKVSCFCYQDSPRRAHSIAAQGGINAAKNYQNDGDSVYRLFYDTVKGGDFRAREANVYRLAEVSVNIIDQCVAQGVPFAREYGGLLANRSFGGAQVSRTFYARGQTGQQLLLGAYQALQRQVGAGAIKMYPRHEMQELVVIDGRARGIVARDLETGALESHVADAVILASGGYGTAFYLATYAKGCNATAIWRAYKKGAAFANPCYTQIHPTCIPVTGEHQSKLTLMSESLRNDGRIWVPKKPGDKRAPADIPEDERDYYLERKYPSFGNLSPRDISSRAAKEVCDEGRGVGKTGLGVYLDFADAIGRLGVNTIRERYGNLFDMYERITDEDPYKVPMQIYPAIHYTMGGLWVDYHLMSTIPGCFVLGEANFSDHGANRLGASALMQGLADGYFVIPYTLGNYFGSNKFDRIGTDHAAFRSAERWVSDRLKQLLSIKGTRTVDDFHRELGKILWNDCGMARSEESLRHALQAIPELRERFWKDVRVLGENEQVNQSLEKAGRVADFLELGELICRDALERRESCGGHFRTEFQTPDGEAQRDDQNFCHVAAWEYTGDDSPPIRHVEPLEFEHVHLQTRSYK
- a CDS encoding succinate dehydrogenase/fumarate reductase iron-sulfur subunit, whose protein sequence is MNLTLNVWRQKDRKSPGRFETYRAPDISADMSFLEMLDVVNERLILDNKEPIAFDHDCREGICGQCGVVINGDAHGPRRGTTTCQLHMRSFRDGDVLTIEPWRAGAFPVIKDLMVDRSAFDRIIAAGGFVSVRTGNAPEANDIPVPKDDAERAMDAAACIGCGACVAACPNASAMLFVSAKVGHLNALPQGEPEKYRRAAAMIDQMDYEGFGSCTNHGECEAVCPKEIPMDFIAMLNRDYLRATLRQREKASSAGSAG